A genomic region of Thermodesulfobium narugense DSM 14796 contains the following coding sequences:
- a CDS encoding tetratricopeptide repeat protein: protein MIKKSLLILVSILFVFTSTSFASVQSDLAKEYFLLGEKYLNESNFDKAKMFFQQAIDTDQTYVQAYDELAKCYIGTNQLSTAVDVASKALSINPNYVDAMLTKGIALRRLGRNNDAIIILSDAIQKDPSNADIYYNLGLVYSNQHNDSQAIENYTKAVSLNPKFSDARYQLGLSYLATDDLYNAYLQFRALKDLNSSLANSLFDKIYTIKNLASLYPVNIINDQSTEQLLKNANTAYEKKNYDQAVTLYENLLVKDPDNLLASTRLGEIFWKRSDNGMIFQAYKNAIRLDPDNANYHYYVGIALAKLGEKHFAMTEEKILKGLNPDLANKLFIEIYKYNY from the coding sequence ATGATTAAGAAATCTTTATTAATTTTAGTTTCTATTTTGTTCGTTTTTACGAGCACTTCTTTTGCATCTGTACAAAGCGACCTTGCAAAGGAATACTTTTTGTTAGGTGAAAAGTATTTAAACGAGTCAAATTTTGACAAAGCAAAAATGTTTTTCCAGCAAGCAATAGACACAGATCAAACTTACGTTCAGGCGTATGATGAATTAGCAAAATGTTATATTGGAACCAATCAACTTTCAACTGCTGTTGATGTTGCTTCCAAAGCTTTAAGCATAAACCCAAACTATGTTGATGCCATGCTTACCAAGGGAATAGCATTAAGAAGACTCGGAAGAAATAATGACGCTATAATTATCTTATCTGACGCTATACAAAAAGATCCATCAAATGCTGATATTTATTATAATCTAGGGCTAGTATACTCTAATCAGCACAATGATTCTCAAGCGATAGAAAATTATACAAAAGCAGTTAGTCTTAATCCTAAATTTTCCGATGCGAGATATCAGCTTGGCCTTTCATATTTAGCTACAGATGATTTATATAATGCATACCTTCAATTTAGAGCTTTAAAGGATTTGAACTCTTCTCTTGCAAATTCTCTTTTCGATAAAATATATACCATAAAAAATTTAGCAAGTTTATATCCAGTTAACATAATTAATGACCAAAGCACAGAGCAACTTTTAAAAAATGCAAATACTGCTTATGAAAAGAAGAATTACGATCAAGCTGTAACTTTATATGAAAATCTTTTAGTTAAGGACCCTGATAATTTATTAGCTTCAACAAGACTTGGAGAGATCTTTTGGAAAAGATCAGATAACGGTATGATTTTTCAAGCATATAAAAATGCAATAAGGCTTGACCCTGATAATGCAAATTATCACTATTATGTTGGAATTGCTCTTGCAAAACTTGGAGAAAAACATTTTGCAATGACAGAAGAGAAGATACTAAAAGGTCTAAATCCAGACCTAGCAAATAAACTTTTTATAGAAATCTATAAATATAACTATTAA
- a CDS encoding HD-GYP domain-containing protein, translating into MISNKKINITKLVENISYSQTLFLSNPYPYEHSLKVSFIANLISREMKLEKSQRIDLYLSSLLHDIGALLSESSYLLELNKRKEINVQNHAYSGYELLRDIPFFDKIASIIKNHHNENTQNSLSKIILFADEIEVLIRNSNFTSTREIQAKAFSIFKDKASFKDILDAFLSVSKNDYFLFILNNVEEVKKENSSLIEDRFEILSNEQLGDLAKSIAKNLVDAKSEFTKLHSIDVTYTAVSIAKTMGFPPMDCQKIETAGFLHDIGKIFIPYNILEKPDKLTENEWLIMKSHVYYTYSFLNTLGLDKEIVDIASFHHENLDGSGYPFGLTSNDLTIFQRIMAVADIYAALRQQRPYRKDRLGHNDAIEILEKMAKAGKIDINVVKAIPYNLLMLWEY; encoded by the coding sequence ATGATTAGTAACAAAAAAATTAACATAACAAAATTAGTTGAAAATATTTCTTACTCACAAACATTGTTCCTTTCTAATCCTTATCCATACGAACATTCTTTAAAGGTTAGCTTTATTGCCAACCTTATATCAAGAGAAATGAAACTGGAAAAAAGCCAGAGAATTGACCTTTATCTTAGCAGCTTATTGCACGATATTGGAGCCCTTTTAAGTGAGAGCTCGTATCTGCTCGAATTAAACAAAAGGAAAGAAATTAATGTACAAAATCATGCTTATTCTGGTTATGAATTGTTAAGAGATATACCCTTTTTTGATAAAATTGCATCTATTATTAAAAACCATCATAATGAAAATACGCAAAACTCCCTTTCAAAGATTATCTTGTTTGCCGATGAAATCGAAGTTTTAATTAGAAATAGCAACTTTACAAGCACAAGAGAAATTCAAGCTAAAGCTTTTTCAATTTTTAAAGATAAAGCTTCATTCAAAGATATTCTTGATGCCTTTCTATCCGTTTCAAAAAATGATTATTTCTTGTTTATATTAAATAACGTTGAAGAAGTAAAGAAAGAAAATTCTTCACTGATAGAAGACAGATTTGAAATCCTAAGTAACGAACAATTAGGAGATTTAGCTAAGTCTATTGCAAAAAATCTAGTTGATGCAAAAAGCGAGTTTACCAAACTTCATTCGATCGATGTAACTTATACTGCCGTCTCAATAGCCAAAACAATGGGATTTCCACCTATGGATTGTCAAAAAATAGAAACTGCAGGTTTCTTGCACGATATTGGAAAAATTTTTATTCCTTATAATATTTTAGAAAAACCAGATAAATTAACAGAAAATGAATGGCTGATTATGAAATCACACGTTTATTATACATATTCATTTTTAAATACTTTGGGTTTAGATAAAGAAATTGTAGATATAGCATCATTTCATCACGAAAACTTAGACGGCAGCGGTTATCCATTTGGCTTAACAAGTAATGACCTTACAATTTTTCAAAGAATTATGGCTGTTGCAGACATTTACGCCGCACTTAGACAACAAAGACCATACAGAAAGGATAGATTAGGACACAATGATGCCATAGAAATATTAGAAAAAATGGCAAAAGCAGGAAAGATAGATATAAATGTTGTAAAAGCTATTCCCTATAATTTACTTATGCTCTGGGAATATTAA
- a CDS encoding HAD family hydrolase translates to MSIKNSIKGIVFDFDGTLVDTLEDIAISANQALIENNLEPYPIENYKNFVGEGSEVLIERIIPKELYSEELKSKLLKTYSEIYRKNWSKNSRPYEGIYEVLDYLREKNYKVAILSNKPDPFTKEMAHFFFRDFPFIKVLGARPHIPKKPNPKAIYEIISFSNLVRDNWSMIGDTAIDILTAKNAEILPIGALWGFRPDEVSKEKGAVHIKKPMDIISILNND, encoded by the coding sequence ATGTCAATAAAAAACAGCATAAAGGGTATAGTTTTCGATTTTGATGGAACTCTCGTTGACACGCTTGAAGATATTGCAATAAGTGCAAATCAAGCTCTCATAGAAAATAACTTAGAGCCATATCCGATAGAGAACTACAAAAACTTTGTTGGTGAGGGTTCAGAAGTTTTAATAGAAAGAATTATCCCTAAAGAACTATATTCAGAAGAATTAAAGTCAAAGTTACTTAAAACTTATAGCGAAATCTATAGGAAAAATTGGTCAAAAAACAGCAGGCCATATGAAGGAATATATGAAGTTTTAGATTATCTAAGAGAAAAAAACTACAAAGTAGCAATACTTTCAAATAAACCTGATCCCTTTACAAAAGAGATGGCACACTTTTTCTTTCGCGATTTCCCCTTTATAAAAGTTTTGGGAGCAAGACCTCATATACCTAAAAAACCAAATCCGAAAGCAATTTATGAGATAATTTCTTTTTCAAATTTGGTAAGGGACAACTGGTCAATGATTGGCGATACTGCTATAGACATACTTACAGCAAAAAACGCTGAAATTCTACCAATTGGCGCTCTTTGGGGATTTAGACCAGATGAAGTTTCAAAAGAAAAAGGCGCTGTACATATTAAAAAACCAATGGATATAATCTCAATACTCAACAATGATTAG